The genomic stretch CGCGCGATCCAGGAGCTGCTCGGGCACGCCTCGCTCTCCACCACGCAGCGCTACACGCACGTCGACGTCGACGCGCTGATGCGCGTCTACGACGCCGCGCACCCCCGCGCGCGCAAGATCCCGGAGTCCTCATGAACCCGTTCGAAGGCGCCGCGATCGAGGCGGCGCACGCGGGAGGCGCGGTCCTGCGCCGCCGGTTCCGCGAGCGGGCGGCGCTCCACGTCGAGACCAAGGGGCTGCACGACTACGTCACCGAGGTCGACCGCGAGGCCGAGGCCGCGGTGATCGGAGTGATCCGGCGGTACTACCCGGACCACGGCGTCCTCGCGGAGGAGGGCTCGGGGT from Candidatus Polarisedimenticolaceae bacterium encodes the following:
- a CDS encoding inositol monophosphatase family protein; protein product: MNPFEGAAIEAAHAGGAVLRRRFRERAALHVETKGLHDYVTEVDREAEAAVIGVIRRYYPDHGVLAEEGSG